The Cervus elaphus chromosome 22, mCerEla1.1, whole genome shotgun sequence genome has a window encoding:
- the CMAS gene encoding N-acylneuraminate cytidylyltransferase, with product MDSVEKGAATSVSNPRGRPSRGRPPKLQRNSRGGQGRGVEKPPHMAALILARGGSKGIPLKNIKHLAGVPLIGWVLRAALDSGVFQSVWVSTDHDEIENVAKQFGAQVHRRSSEASKDSSTSLDAIIEFLNYHNEVDIVGNIQATSPCLHPTDLQKVAEMIREEGYDSVFSVVRRHQFRWGEIQKGVREMTEPLNLNPAKRPRRQDWDGELYENGSFYFAKRHLIEMGYLQGGKMAYYEMRAEHSVDIDVDIDWPIAEQRVLRYGYFGKEKLKEIKLFVCNIDGCLTNGHIYVSGDQKEIISYDVKDAIGISLLKKSGIEVRLISERACSKQTLSSLKLDCKMEVNVPDKLAVVDEWRKEMGLCWKEVAYLGNEVSDEECLKKVGLSGVPADACAAAQKAVGYICKSSGGRGALREFAEHIFLLMEKIINSCQK from the exons ATGGACTCGGTGGAGAAGGGGGCCGCCACCTCCGTCTCCAACCCGCGGGGGCGACCCTCTCGGGGCCGGCCGCCGAAGCTACAGCGCAATTCCCGCGGCGGCCAGGGCCGAGGGGTGGAGAAGCCCCCGCATATGGCGGCCCTCATCCTGGCCCGGGGCGGCAGCAAGGGCATCCCCCTGAAGAACATTAAGCACCTGGCCGGGGTCCCGCTCATTGGCTGGGTCCTGCGTGCGGCCCTGGACTCGGGGGTCTTCCAGAG TGTATGGGTTTCAACAGACCATGATGAAATTGAGAATGTGGCCAAACAGTTTGGTGCACAAGTTCACCGAAGAAGTTCTGAAGCTTCAAAAGACAGTTCTACCTCACTAGATGCCATCATAGAATTTCTTAATTATCACAATG AGGTTGACATTGTAGGAAATATTCAAGCTACTTCTCCATGTTTACATCCTACTGATCTTCAAAAAGTTGCAGAAATGATTCGAGAAGAAGGATAcgattctgttttctctgttgtGAGACGGCATCAGTTTCGATGGGGTGAAATTCAGAAAGGAG TTCGTGAAATGACTGAGCCTCTGAATTTGAATCCAGCTAAACGACCTCGTCGACAAGACTGGGATGGAGAATTATATGAAAATGGCTCGTTTTATTTTGCTAAAAGACATTTGATAGAGATGGGTTACTTACAG GGTGGGAAGATGGCGTACTACGAGATGAGAGCCGAGCACAGTGTGGACATCGATGTGGACATTGATTGGCCTATTGCAGAACAAAGAGTATTAAG aTACGGTTATTTTGGCAAAGAGAAACTGAAGGAGATAAAACTTTTTGTTTGCAATATTGATGGATGTCTCACCAATGGCCACATTTATGTATCAGGAgaccaaaaagaaataatatcttATGATGTAAAAGATGCTATTGGGATAAGTTTATTAAAGAAAAGTGGTATTGAG gtgAGGTTAATCTCAGAAAGGGCCTGTTCAAAGCAGACCCTCTCCTCCTTAAAACTGGATTGCAAAATGGAAGTCAATGTGCCAGATAAGCTTGCGGTTGTAGAtgaatggagaaaagaaatgggCCTGTGCTGGAAAGAAGTGGCATATCTTG GAAATGAAGTGTCTGATGAGGAGTGCTTGAAGAAAGTGGGCCTCAGCGGTGTTCCCGCTGACGCCTGTGCCGCTGCCCAGAAGGCTGTTGGATATA